Proteins from a single region of Catenulispora acidiphila DSM 44928:
- a CDS encoding glycosyltransferase family protein, with translation MSKLRVLYAPRDIAGQPSEWAKALRAQGVDAQVWSFGEPAFGLRPDREWEQDRLLADPMYRWQALDEAVRGFDVFHLQYGRGLLDSKEPVLPELWDLPLLRSLGKRVYMHWHGSDVRLPSVHADREPDSYLAGATVDEDAVRARVSVARRFCDAMFVSTAGLPDYVPDAELVPLALDVAAWRTARGAEPAVPVVVHMPSRRATKGSDQVDAALRPLHEEGVIVYRPLSGLTRDQVKAEFAQADLVVDSLTIGDHGVVSCEAMASGAIAIAHIHDRVRAREAMPDAAVSQVPIVEATGATLAEVVRKLAGDPTERTRLRAEGLTWVTQRHDSKVVAAQLLAAYTRERGRVVSAYPEWPESTGKKRVRELEAEIERLRAQLGPNGEPLPGLTRRDRIEARPGLHLAVRKADRAYRGLRKKLK, from the coding sequence GAGTGGGCCAAGGCGCTGCGCGCGCAAGGCGTGGACGCGCAAGTGTGGTCGTTCGGCGAGCCGGCTTTCGGCTTGCGGCCGGACCGCGAGTGGGAGCAGGACCGGCTGCTCGCCGATCCGATGTACCGCTGGCAGGCGCTGGACGAGGCCGTGCGCGGTTTCGACGTGTTCCATCTGCAGTACGGCCGCGGCCTGCTGGACTCCAAGGAGCCGGTGCTGCCCGAGCTGTGGGACCTTCCGCTGCTGCGCTCGCTCGGCAAGCGGGTCTACATGCACTGGCACGGCTCCGACGTGCGCCTGCCCTCGGTCCACGCCGACCGCGAACCGGACTCCTACCTGGCGGGCGCGACCGTCGACGAGGACGCCGTCCGGGCCCGCGTCTCGGTGGCCCGCCGCTTCTGCGACGCGATGTTCGTCTCCACCGCCGGCCTGCCGGACTACGTCCCCGACGCCGAGCTGGTCCCGCTGGCCCTGGACGTCGCGGCCTGGCGCACCGCCCGCGGCGCCGAGCCGGCCGTCCCCGTCGTGGTCCACATGCCCTCCCGCCGCGCCACGAAGGGCTCCGACCAAGTCGACGCCGCCCTGCGCCCGCTGCACGAGGAAGGCGTGATCGTCTACCGCCCGCTCTCCGGCCTGACCCGCGACCAGGTGAAAGCCGAGTTCGCCCAGGCCGACCTGGTCGTCGACTCCCTGACCATCGGCGACCACGGCGTGGTCTCCTGCGAAGCGATGGCCAGCGGCGCGATCGCCATCGCCCACATCCACGACCGGGTCCGCGCCCGCGAGGCGATGCCCGACGCCGCCGTCTCCCAGGTCCCGATCGTCGAAGCCACCGGCGCCACCCTCGCCGAGGTCGTCCGCAAGCTGGCCGGCGACCCCACCGAACGCACCCGCCTCCGCGCCGAAGGCCTGACCTGGGTGACGCAGCGCCACGACAGCAAAGTGGTGGCAGCGCAGCTGCTCGCGGCCTACACACGCGAGCGCGGCCGCGTGGTCAGCGCCTACCCGGAGTGGCCGGAGTCGACCGGAAAGAAGCGCGTCCGAGAGCTGGAAGCCGAGATCGAGCGGCTGCGCGCCCAACTCGGCCCGAACGGCGAGCCGCTCCCCGGACTGACCCGGCGGGATCGCATCGAAGCCCGCCCTGGACTGCACCTAGCTGTGCGCAAGGCGGATCGGGCTTATCGCGGACTGCGGAAGAAGTTGAAGTAG